The Alosa sapidissima isolate fAloSap1 chromosome 8, fAloSap1.pri, whole genome shotgun sequence genome contains a region encoding:
- the castor1 gene encoding cytosolic arginine sensor for mTORC1 subunit 1, which translates to MDLHILDHRLRVTSISKTGLVHFTHPLIKLIFLRNRSRCKFLSLTETPENYTVVLDEEGFKELQPSEHLQVEGSTWLTLNVVSNGNASSSSQAVGVTKIAKSVIAPLAEQNVSVFMLSTYQTDFILVREKDLSVVIHTLQEEFNIYREVGGESVPIHQQDTQNGLQKNGKDVVKATVHPVLIPENQFCVMSLDPDTLPAIATTLIDVLFYSNSLKEEPHPSEDIQCVKFFSFSLIDGYISLVMDTEAQRRFPADLLFTSSSGELWRMVRIGGQPLGFDECGIVAQISQPLADSDISAYYISTFSFDHALVPEEDIVTVTDMLLKQRKDPAC; encoded by the exons ATGGACTTGCACATCCTCGACCATCGATTGAGGGTGACTAGTATTAGCAAAACAGGACTTGTTCATTTCACTCACCCtctaataaaattaattttcttGAGAAACAGGAGCAG ATGTAAATTTCTGAGTCTCACCGAAACTCCAGAGAACTACACCGTTGTCCTTGACGAGGAGGGCTTCaaag AACTGCAGCCATCAGAACACCTGCAGGTGGAAGGCTCCACCTGGTTGACCCTCAATGTTGTCTCAAATGGCAACGCTTCCAGCAGCTCACAGGCGGTGGGCGTCACCAAGATTGCCAAGTCGGTCATTGCCCCATTGGCCGAGCAGAACGTCTCCGTCTTCATGCTGTCCACATATCAGACGGACTTCATCCTG GTGCGAGAGAAGGACCTGTCAGTAGTGATCCACACTCTTCAGGAGGAGTTTAACATTTAcagagaggtggggggagagTCCGTTCCTATCCACCAACAGGACACACAGAATGGGCTGCAGAAGAATGGAAAAGACG TGGTGAAGGCCACTGTGCATCCCGTGCTGATCCCTGAGAACCAGTTCTGTGTGATGAGTCTCGACCCAGACACACTGCCGGCCATCGCTACCACACTCATCGATGTGCTCTTCTACTCCAACAG CCTGAAAGAAGAACCTCACCCAAGTGAAGACATCCAGTGTGTCAAATTCTTCTCATTCTCCCTGATAGACGGGTACATCTCCTTGGTCATGGACACAGAGGCACAAAGACG GTTCCCGGCTGATCTCCTGTTCACAAGCTCTTCAGGAGAGCTGTGGAGGATGGTGCGAATTGGAGGCCAGCCCTTAGGCTTCG ATGAATGTGGGATTGTGGCCCAGATCTCCCAGCCTCTGGCTGACAGTGACATCTCTGCCTACTACATAAGCACCTTCAGCTTCGACCACGCACTG GTCCCAGAGGAGGACATTGTCACAGTAACAGACATGCTCCTAAAGCAGAGGAAGGATCCAGCCTGCTGA